The Oncorhynchus tshawytscha isolate Ot180627B linkage group LG05, Otsh_v2.0, whole genome shotgun sequence genome includes a window with the following:
- the LOC112250826 gene encoding phospholipid hydroperoxide glutathione peroxidase-like isoform X3 — MHLLGFAVLFSVTLSTLSAPTEDWQTASSLYDFSAKDIDGNEVSLEKYRGDVVIIVNVASKUGKTPVNYSQFAEMHAKYAEKGLRILAFPSNQFGRQEPGTESQIKNFAKSYNADFPMFSKINVNGPNAHPVWKWLKEQPKGRSFLGNGIKWNFTKAVEKDLPTYL, encoded by the exons ATGCATCTACTAGGGTTCGCTGTCCTTTTCTCTGTCACGCTCTCGACATTG TCTGCTCCGACAGAGGACTGGCAGACGGCCTCGTCTCTTTATGACTTCTCTGCAAAGGATATTGATGGCAACGAGGTATCCCTCGAGAAATACAG gggcgaCGTTGTTATCATCGTCAATGTTGCCTCTAAATGAGGTAAAACCCCAGTAAACTACTCTCAGTTTGCGGAGATGCACGCGAAGTACGCTGAGAAAGGTTTACGCATCCTGGCCTTCCCCTCCAACCAGTTCGGGAGACAG GAACCTGGCACTGAATCTCAGATCAAGAATTTTGCCAAGTCCTACAATGCTGATTTCCCAATGTTCAGTAAGATCAATGTGAACGGGCCCAACGCCCACCCCGTGTGGAAGTGGCTGAAGGAGCAGCCCAAGGGGAGAAGCTTCCTGGGAAA TGGCATCAAGTGGAATTTCACTAAG